From a region of the Hyalangium minutum genome:
- a CDS encoding chemotaxis protein CheW: protein MAPFESGRRLCLLVEAGETRYALEATSVMEVALPGSDGTSLRGMLEVKDLSVLLGGAPEKGQGMVVVLDVSPTLAVRVRSVVEVADVAHAPFFLLPAGLGEALVPLSRGAVLHKGRLYLELIAESLPQRGVPKPSAGTPRPVHLMESAPERALVFESQGRLFGLPLSLVSQVVTQGEAFSRLPVQRGAVAGVFPHAQVLWPIFSVPAMLGGTAGVEAFFVLTEMAGQNVGLCATRVLGVLPRFEPTDVPGEFRAPGLTGPVLFLDLQHMFS, encoded by the coding sequence GTGGCTCCATTCGAAAGCGGACGCCGGTTGTGTCTGCTCGTCGAGGCGGGTGAGACGCGCTATGCCCTGGAGGCTACCTCGGTGATGGAGGTGGCCCTGCCGGGCAGTGATGGCACCAGCCTGCGAGGCATGCTCGAGGTGAAGGATCTGTCCGTGCTGCTCGGCGGCGCCCCCGAGAAGGGGCAGGGCATGGTGGTGGTGTTGGATGTGAGCCCCACGCTGGCGGTGCGGGTCCGCTCGGTGGTGGAGGTGGCGGACGTGGCGCACGCGCCGTTCTTCCTGCTGCCCGCGGGGCTGGGCGAGGCGCTCGTCCCGCTGAGCCGGGGCGCCGTCCTCCACAAGGGGCGGCTCTACCTGGAGCTCATCGCCGAGTCGCTGCCGCAGCGCGGCGTCCCCAAGCCCTCCGCAGGCACCCCCCGGCCCGTGCACCTCATGGAGAGTGCTCCGGAGCGGGCGCTCGTCTTCGAGTCCCAGGGCCGCCTGTTCGGTCTGCCGCTGAGCTTGGTGTCCCAGGTCGTCACTCAGGGTGAGGCCTTCAGCCGGTTACCCGTGCAGCGCGGGGCGGTGGCGGGGGTATTCCCCCATGCCCAGGTGCTGTGGCCTATCTTCTCGGTGCCGGCGATGCTGGGGGGGACGGCCGGGGTGGAGGCCTTCTTCGTGCTCACGGAGATGGCGGGCCAGAACGTGGGGCTGTGTGCCACCCGTGTCCTCGGCGTGCTCCCACGCTTCGAGCCCACCGACGTCCCTGGCGAGTTCCGTGCACCCGGATTGACCGGACCTGTGCTCTTCCTGGACCTGCAGCACATGTTTTCTTGA
- a CDS encoding response regulator, translating to MPKNLLVADDSLTIRKVIGMIFATEDFQVTAVDNGLDAIARCRELRPDVVLADVMMPGKSGYEVCEALKSDPNTQHIPVVLLAGTFEAFDENRARASRADDHVTKPFESQVLLDKVKALVGQKSNTMPASAATQITAQTAAPAAARPAGPPPPAAAAGAPRPPGPAGVPRPPGPGMPPGPGAPPGMTRPPGPGMPPAPGARPPGPGMPPGPAAGVPRPPGPGMPPGPGAPPGARPPGPGAPPGMARPPGPGVPPAPGARPPGPGMPPGPAAGVPRPPGPGMPPGPGMARPPGPGVPPAPGGVPRPPGGAGLPSAPAGAQPRRPDPFGLGAPAPQAAPQPQPQVESLSLDDALPEPHGAPVNVGAGRAAPRAADGGEAQLREALSKASREVIEKIAWEVVPQLAETIIREELDRLIKDRETQH from the coding sequence ATGCCGAAGAATCTGCTGGTCGCCGACGACTCGCTCACCATCCGCAAGGTCATTGGGATGATCTTTGCGACCGAGGACTTCCAGGTGACCGCAGTGGACAACGGGTTGGATGCGATTGCCCGTTGCCGCGAGCTGCGCCCGGACGTGGTGCTCGCGGATGTGATGATGCCCGGCAAGAGCGGGTACGAGGTCTGCGAGGCCCTCAAGAGTGACCCGAACACCCAGCACATCCCCGTGGTGCTGCTGGCGGGTACCTTCGAGGCCTTCGACGAGAACCGCGCCCGTGCCTCCCGCGCGGACGACCACGTCACCAAGCCCTTCGAGAGCCAGGTGTTGCTCGACAAGGTGAAGGCCCTGGTGGGGCAGAAGTCGAACACCATGCCCGCCTCAGCCGCCACGCAGATCACTGCCCAGACGGCGGCTCCTGCGGCTGCTCGTCCGGCCGGTCCTCCTCCTCCCGCCGCTGCCGCGGGGGCTCCGCGTCCTCCGGGGCCTGCGGGCGTGCCGCGTCCTCCGGGCCCGGGTATGCCGCCGGGTCCGGGTGCGCCTCCGGGCATGACGCGTCCTCCGGGGCCTGGGATGCCTCCTGCGCCGGGTGCGCGTCCTCCGGGGCCTGGAATGCCGCCGGGGCCTGCCGCGGGCGTGCCGCGTCCTCCGGGGCCGGGCATGCCGCCGGGGCCAGGTGCTCCTCCGGGTGCGCGTCCTCCGGGGCCGGGTGCGCCTCCGGGCATGGCGCGTCCTCCGGGGCCAGGGGTTCCTCCTGCGCCGGGTGCGCGTCCTCCAGGGCCTGGAATGCCTCCGGGGCCTGCTGCGGGCGTGCCGCGTCCGCCGGGTCCGGGCATGCCGCCGGGTCCGGGCATGGCGCGTCCTCCGGGGCCTGGGGTTCCTCCTGCGCCGGGTGGCGTTCCTCGTCCGCCGGGTGGCGCGGGGCTGCCATCTGCTCCTGCAGGTGCACAGCCGCGCAGGCCGGATCCATTCGGTCTTGGAGCTCCCGCGCCTCAGGCCGCGCCGCAGCCGCAGCCGCAGGTGGAGTCTCTCTCTCTCGATGACGCGCTGCCCGAGCCCCACGGTGCCCCAGTCAACGTGGGAGCGGGCCGTGCTGCGCCTCGGGCCGCGGATGGCGGTGAGGCCCAGTTGCGCGAGGCGCTCTCGAAGGCCTCCCGCGAGGTCATCGAGAAGATCGCCTGGGAGGTAGTACCCCAGCTCGCCGAGACCATCATCCGCGAGGAGCTGGATCGGCTGATCAAGGACCGAGAGACGCAGCACTAG
- a CDS encoding valine--tRNA ligase, with amino-acid sequence MTDTIELSKAYEPTEVEARWSKFWLERKYFHAESTSDKPPFSIVLPPPNVTGSLHLGHALTATIEDTLIRWKRMSGYNALWMPGTDHAGIATQMVVEKELKKTEKKSRHDLGRPEFLKRVWQWKDKFGKRIGEQHQFLGASLDWERERFTMDEKSSAAVREVFVRLHEEGLIYRAQKLINWCPSCHTALSDLEVDHDEGKKGSLWHIRYPVKGTDRALTVATTRPETMLGDTAVAIHPDDERYKGLAGGTVVLPLINREIPIIADAELVSMEFGTGVVKVTPAHDFNDYQTGLRHNLPMISIFDDNARTNKEAGPYAGMDRYEARKKVLEDLTLQGLLEKEEPHTLSVGQCQRCQTVVEPRLSMQWWVKIEPLAKPAIEAVAQGRTKFVPESWTNTYFQWMENIHDWCISRQLWWGHQIPAYYCTACSPRVGDDTDLPEGAPTVRVGGVDFNRAEPIVSRQQPSHCPKCNGTNFTQDPDVLDTWFSSALWPFSTLGWPEQTPELKTFYPTSVMETGHDIIFFWVARMMMMGLHFMGDVPFRTVYLHAMVRDEKGEKMSKTKGNVIDPLDIILGSQAENLNPTLRNKFPQGMPAFGADALRFTLASLTQQGRDIKLSMDRVAGYKAFCNKLWNASRFVLMNLGGFRLDTRPIKERQLTLADRWILARLQRAIVDTRLALETYAFSDAASTLYQFLWSEFCDWYIELSKGSLYGDDEKSKDSTRAVLVFCLERMLRLLHPFMPFITEEIWQKLPIPRSVDSIMISPYPEPDSRLADFAAETEMAPVVAAIEGIRTIRGESNLPPSAKLVAHVQSADAALRATLERCSNYLLPLAGLSEVRIEAPGRKPVQAAAYVGSGLEIYVPLAGLIDVDAERDRLGKELARADQELASVLRKLENPNFVAKAPPDVVEKDRARVEELKARKTKLQENLDRLAPEAPMSEETPPEAAEEKLPDAQTSQVKVAPPSAPTADAVDLSKELKGELEASGEVVNPQITDALNKLRESTKEGLSAKDHEDLGVAYMSMGLVDDAQREFDKAKQGGEGSAQPASAPAKKAPAKKAPAKKAPAKKAPAKKAPAKKAPAKKASAKKAAAAKKAPAKKVAAKKAPAKKAAAKKAGTRKAPAKKVAAKKAPAKKAAAKKAPAKKSTAKKARR; translated from the coding sequence ATGACTGACACCATTGAACTGTCCAAGGCCTACGAGCCCACCGAGGTGGAGGCCCGCTGGTCGAAGTTCTGGCTGGAGCGGAAGTACTTCCACGCCGAGTCCACATCCGACAAGCCGCCGTTCTCCATCGTGCTGCCGCCGCCCAACGTGACGGGCAGCCTGCACCTGGGACACGCGCTCACGGCCACCATCGAAGACACGCTCATCCGCTGGAAGCGCATGAGCGGCTACAACGCGCTCTGGATGCCGGGCACGGATCACGCCGGCATCGCCACGCAGATGGTGGTGGAGAAGGAGCTGAAGAAGACGGAGAAGAAGAGCCGTCACGATCTGGGCCGCCCGGAGTTCCTCAAGCGCGTCTGGCAGTGGAAGGACAAGTTCGGCAAGCGCATTGGCGAGCAGCACCAGTTCCTCGGCGCCTCGCTGGACTGGGAGCGCGAGCGCTTCACCATGGACGAGAAGTCCTCGGCCGCGGTGCGCGAAGTTTTTGTCCGGCTGCACGAAGAGGGGCTCATCTACCGGGCCCAGAAGCTCATCAACTGGTGTCCCTCGTGCCATACGGCGCTGAGCGACCTCGAAGTGGATCACGACGAGGGGAAGAAGGGCTCGCTGTGGCACATCCGCTACCCGGTGAAGGGGACGGATCGGGCGCTCACGGTGGCCACCACCCGCCCGGAGACGATGCTGGGCGACACCGCGGTGGCCATCCACCCGGATGACGAGCGCTACAAGGGGCTGGCGGGCGGCACGGTGGTGCTCCCGCTGATCAACCGTGAGATCCCCATCATCGCGGACGCCGAGCTGGTCAGCATGGAGTTCGGCACGGGCGTGGTGAAGGTGACGCCGGCGCACGACTTCAACGACTACCAGACGGGGCTCCGGCACAACCTGCCGATGATCTCCATCTTCGATGACAACGCGCGCACCAACAAGGAAGCGGGGCCCTACGCGGGGATGGACCGCTACGAGGCGCGCAAGAAGGTCCTCGAGGACCTGACGCTGCAGGGACTGCTGGAGAAGGAAGAGCCGCACACGCTCTCCGTGGGCCAGTGCCAGCGGTGCCAAACGGTGGTGGAGCCGCGGCTGTCCATGCAGTGGTGGGTGAAGATCGAGCCGCTGGCCAAGCCCGCCATTGAGGCGGTGGCGCAGGGCCGCACCAAGTTCGTCCCCGAGTCATGGACGAACACCTACTTCCAGTGGATGGAGAACATCCACGACTGGTGCATCAGCCGCCAGCTGTGGTGGGGCCACCAGATCCCCGCCTACTACTGCACGGCGTGCAGCCCGCGCGTGGGCGATGACACGGATCTGCCCGAGGGTGCGCCCACGGTGCGCGTGGGCGGCGTGGACTTCAACCGCGCCGAGCCGATTGTCTCGCGCCAGCAGCCCTCGCACTGCCCCAAGTGCAACGGCACGAACTTCACCCAGGATCCGGACGTGCTGGACACCTGGTTCAGCTCCGCGCTGTGGCCGTTCTCCACGCTGGGCTGGCCGGAGCAGACGCCCGAGCTGAAGACCTTCTACCCGACGTCCGTCATGGAGACGGGCCACGACATCATCTTCTTCTGGGTCGCCCGGATGATGATGATGGGCCTGCACTTCATGGGGGATGTGCCCTTCCGCACCGTGTACCTGCACGCGATGGTGCGCGACGAGAAGGGCGAGAAGATGTCGAAGACGAAGGGGAACGTCATTGATCCCCTCGACATCATCCTCGGGTCTCAGGCGGAGAACCTCAACCCCACGCTGCGCAACAAGTTCCCCCAGGGCATGCCGGCGTTCGGCGCGGACGCGCTGCGCTTCACTCTCGCCTCGCTCACGCAGCAGGGGCGCGACATCAAGCTCTCCATGGATCGCGTGGCGGGCTACAAGGCGTTCTGCAACAAGCTGTGGAACGCCAGCCGCTTCGTGCTGATGAACCTGGGCGGCTTCCGGCTCGACACGCGCCCCATCAAGGAGCGCCAGCTGACGCTGGCGGACCGGTGGATCCTCGCGCGGCTGCAGCGCGCCATCGTGGACACGCGCCTGGCGCTGGAGACGTACGCGTTCTCGGACGCGGCCTCCACGCTCTACCAGTTCCTCTGGTCCGAGTTCTGTGACTGGTACATCGAGTTGTCCAAGGGCTCGCTCTACGGCGACGACGAGAAGTCCAAGGACAGCACCCGCGCGGTGCTGGTGTTCTGCCTGGAGCGCATGCTTCGGCTGCTGCACCCGTTCATGCCGTTCATCACCGAGGAGATCTGGCAGAAGCTGCCGATCCCGCGGTCGGTGGACTCGATCATGATCTCGCCGTACCCGGAGCCGGACTCGCGGCTGGCGGACTTCGCGGCGGAGACGGAGATGGCGCCCGTGGTGGCGGCCATCGAGGGCATCCGCACCATTCGCGGCGAGAGTAACTTGCCACCCTCGGCCAAGCTGGTGGCGCACGTGCAGAGCGCTGATGCGGCGCTGAGGGCCACGCTGGAGCGGTGCAGCAACTACCTGCTGCCGCTGGCGGGCCTGTCCGAGGTCCGCATCGAGGCTCCGGGCCGCAAGCCGGTGCAGGCCGCGGCGTACGTGGGCTCGGGGCTGGAGATCTACGTGCCGCTGGCCGGGCTCATCGACGTGGATGCGGAGCGAGACCGTTTGGGTAAGGAGCTGGCGCGGGCGGATCAGGAACTGGCGAGCGTGCTGCGCAAGCTAGAGAACCCGAACTTCGTCGCCAAGGCTCCGCCAGATGTCGTGGAGAAGGATCGGGCCCGCGTGGAAGAGCTGAAGGCCCGCAAGACAAAGCTGCAGGAGAACCTCGATCGGCTGGCCCCGGAGGCACCTATGTCCGAAGAGACCCCGCCTGAAGCAGCGGAGGAGAAGCTCCCTGATGCGCAGACGTCCCAGGTGAAGGTGGCGCCGCCAAGCGCCCCCACGGCGGATGCCGTGGACCTGAGCAAGGAGCTGAAGGGAGAGCTCGAGGCCAGCGGGGAGGTCGTGAACCCGCAGATCACCGACGCGCTGAACAAGCTCCGCGAGAGCACCAAGGAAGGCCTGTCCGCCAAGGACCACGAGGACCTGGGCGTGGCGTACATGAGCATGGGGCTCGTGGACGACGCCCAGCGTGAGTTCGACAAGGCCAAGCAGGGCGGGGAGGGCAGTGCTCAGCCCGCTTCAGCGCCTGCGAAGAAGGCCCCGGCCAAGAAGGCTCCGGCCAAGAAGGCTCCGGCCAAGAAGGCTCCGGCCAAGAAGGCTCCGGCCAAGAAGGCTCCGGCCAAGAAGGCTTCGGCGAAGAAGGCCGCTGCGGCGAAGAAGGCTCCTGCCAAGAAGGTCGCGGCGAAGAAGGCTCCGGCCAAGAAGGCGGCTGCCAAGAAGGCTGGGACGCGGAAGGCTCCGGCGAAGAAGGTCGCGGCGAAGAAGGCGCCTGCCAAGAAGGCTGCGGCGAAGAAGGCACCCGCGAAGAAGTCCACGGCCAAGAAGGCCCGGCGGTAA
- the nadC gene encoding carboxylating nicotinate-nucleotide diphosphorylase, producing the protein MLKDYLDRLIELALDEDLGAAGDVTSNALVPPDAMGSGELLAKEQLVLAGLDAFARVFYYVDPEVKVEFLRRDGDEIKPKVVAAKVSGRLRSLLAAERTALNIVQRMSGIATLAQQAMTAVRGSKLKVLDTRKTPPGMRALSKEAVRLGGATNHRFGLFDGVLIKDNHIAAVGGSIKEALRRARAYAPRLVKIEIEVTNLKQLAEAIEEGADVVMLDNMDDEQIRKAVELTAGRVPLEVSGGVALDRLPRLAKLGVDFVSMGSLTHSARAMDLSLEIATTKGAARSRSRRKH; encoded by the coding sequence ATCTTGAAGGACTACCTCGACCGCCTCATCGAGCTGGCCTTGGACGAGGACCTTGGGGCGGCGGGGGATGTGACCTCCAACGCCCTGGTTCCTCCGGACGCGATGGGCAGTGGCGAGCTGCTGGCGAAGGAGCAGCTCGTGCTCGCTGGGCTGGATGCGTTTGCCCGCGTGTTCTACTACGTGGACCCGGAGGTGAAGGTCGAGTTCCTCCGGCGGGACGGCGACGAGATCAAGCCCAAGGTCGTGGCGGCGAAGGTCTCCGGTCGGCTGCGCTCGCTGCTGGCCGCCGAACGCACGGCGCTCAACATTGTCCAGCGCATGTCGGGCATCGCCACGCTGGCGCAGCAGGCGATGACCGCAGTGCGGGGCTCGAAGCTCAAGGTGCTGGACACGCGCAAGACGCCGCCGGGGATGCGCGCCCTCTCGAAGGAGGCGGTCCGGCTGGGGGGGGCGACGAACCACCGCTTCGGTCTCTTCGATGGGGTGCTCATCAAGGACAACCACATCGCGGCGGTGGGGGGCTCCATCAAGGAGGCCCTGCGCCGGGCCCGGGCTTATGCGCCTCGGTTGGTGAAGATCGAGATCGAGGTCACCAACCTCAAGCAGTTGGCCGAGGCCATCGAAGAGGGCGCGGACGTGGTGATGCTCGACAACATGGATGACGAGCAGATCCGCAAGGCCGTGGAGCTCACGGCAGGGCGGGTGCCTCTGGAGGTCTCTGGAGGCGTCGCGCTGGATCGGCTGCCGAGGCTGGCCAAGCTGGGCGTGGACTTCGTGTCCATGGGCTCGTTAACGCACTCGGCACGGGCCATGGACTTGTCGCTGGAGATCGCCACGACCAAGGGGGCAGCCCGCTCCCGCTCGCGCCGGAAGCACTGA
- a CDS encoding alkaline phosphatase family protein: MQDTLYRLDRAVAELVTAAEKAAGGRANLVIVLTADHGGAAVPEHWASEGLPARRMNTKELSQGLAQALKARFPQVEVTVTQEESDVYLLGKALEDGKADGAAVRRAAAEWLSKQPGIAAAVARDDLYTAPDVAGLIAPVRRGYYAGRSGDVLIVPQAFQVISNVLVGTNHGTPYNYDQQVPVVFAGKGVKPGTYLQEINATDVAPTLAAMLELGAPASAEGHPRTEFFTNGRPAGPSN; encoded by the coding sequence ATGCAGGACACGCTGTACCGGCTGGACCGCGCAGTGGCGGAGCTGGTGACGGCGGCGGAGAAGGCTGCGGGGGGCCGGGCGAACCTGGTCATCGTGCTGACGGCGGACCACGGAGGGGCGGCGGTGCCAGAGCACTGGGCCTCGGAGGGGCTGCCGGCGCGGCGGATGAACACGAAGGAGCTGTCGCAAGGGCTCGCGCAGGCACTCAAGGCGCGGTTTCCGCAGGTGGAGGTGACGGTCACCCAGGAAGAGTCGGACGTGTACTTGTTAGGCAAGGCGCTCGAGGACGGGAAGGCAGACGGAGCGGCGGTGCGGAGGGCGGCGGCGGAGTGGCTGTCGAAGCAGCCGGGCATCGCGGCGGCGGTGGCGCGGGATGATCTCTACACGGCGCCGGATGTGGCGGGGCTGATCGCGCCGGTGCGGCGAGGCTATTACGCTGGACGCAGCGGAGACGTCTTGATCGTGCCGCAGGCGTTCCAGGTCATCAGCAACGTGCTGGTCGGTACGAACCACGGCACGCCGTACAACTACGATCAGCAGGTGCCGGTGGTGTTCGCGGGCAAGGGCGTGAAGCCGGGGACGTACCTGCAGGAGATCAACGCAACGGACGTGGCCCCCACGCTGGCGGCGATGCTGGAGTTGGGCGCGCCCGCCTCCGCCGAGGGCCATCCCCGGACCGAGTTCTTCACGAACGGCCGGCCGGCTGGCCCCAGCAACTGA
- a CDS encoding alkaline phosphatase family protein — translation MVRPLALAVVLLSFPVFAKPPRLALFISVDALGTDLLLRTRPKFKSGLRQLLDGGAFYPYGRYDYAKPRTAAGHTTLSTGANPWRHGIVDNRVVDRTTGQPLSVFQDEAHPVLEVPLTFATRGDTSPLNLMAETLADRLRMSSRGRGKAVALSGKGRAAIPLAGRLGQAYWFDETVGKFVTGTWYTKEFPAWLQAFNAKELADGYFSQQWTLLLPKTEYLGEDERPYETDESGLGRSFPHPLNGGGQMAGPRSYAALASSAYSNDLLVQAAKAALEGEGLGKDEVPDLLAVSFSGTDRVFHAYGPYHGRCRTRCTGWTAQWRSW, via the coding sequence ATGGTGCGCCCTCTCGCCCTGGCCGTGGTTCTCCTCAGCTTCCCGGTGTTCGCGAAGCCTCCGAGGCTGGCCCTCTTCATCTCGGTGGATGCACTCGGCACGGACCTGCTGTTGCGCACACGGCCAAAGTTCAAGAGCGGGCTGCGTCAACTGCTCGACGGTGGGGCGTTCTACCCGTACGGCCGGTACGACTACGCCAAGCCTCGGACGGCGGCGGGGCACACGACGCTGTCCACGGGGGCGAACCCGTGGCGGCACGGGATTGTCGACAACCGGGTGGTGGATCGCACCACGGGGCAGCCGCTGAGCGTGTTCCAGGACGAGGCGCACCCGGTGCTGGAGGTGCCCCTGACCTTCGCCACGAGGGGCGACACGAGCCCGCTGAACCTGATGGCGGAGACACTGGCGGACCGGCTGCGAATGAGCTCACGGGGGCGAGGGAAGGCGGTGGCGCTGTCGGGCAAGGGCCGGGCGGCGATCCCACTGGCGGGGCGGCTGGGGCAGGCCTACTGGTTCGATGAGACGGTGGGGAAATTCGTAACGGGGACCTGGTACACGAAGGAGTTCCCGGCGTGGCTGCAGGCGTTCAACGCGAAGGAGCTGGCGGACGGGTACTTCTCGCAGCAGTGGACGCTGCTGCTGCCGAAGACGGAGTACCTGGGGGAGGACGAGCGCCCCTACGAGACGGACGAATCGGGGCTGGGGCGCAGCTTCCCACACCCGCTGAATGGAGGGGGCCAGATGGCGGGGCCGCGGTCGTATGCGGCGCTGGCGAGCTCGGCGTACTCGAATGACTTGCTGGTGCAGGCAGCGAAGGCGGCCCTGGAGGGCGAGGGGCTGGGCAAGGACGAGGTGCCGGACCTGCTGGCGGTGAGCTTCAGCGGGACGGACCGCGTGTTCCATGCATACGGGCCGTACCATGGGAGATGCAGGACACGCTGTACCGGCTGGACCGCGCAGTGGCGGAGCTGGTGA
- a CDS encoding acyl-CoA thioesterase has protein sequence MVEARIRVIYGDTDQMGVVYHANYFRYFEFSRMEFFRARGGSYQEMEREGYMLPVAEVSCQYKAPARYDDLLVIRPRVTEVRRASLTFQYEIFRDGNPSTLLCTGHTLHACIGRDGKPRRFPDTFLRLLEQSP, from the coding sequence ATGGTGGAAGCGCGGATCCGAGTCATCTACGGCGATACCGACCAGATGGGGGTCGTTTATCACGCCAACTACTTCCGCTACTTCGAGTTCTCCCGCATGGAGTTCTTCCGCGCTCGCGGCGGCAGCTACCAGGAGATGGAGCGCGAGGGCTACATGCTCCCCGTCGCCGAGGTCTCCTGCCAGTACAAGGCCCCCGCACGCTACGACGATCTGCTCGTCATCCGTCCTCGTGTGACGGAGGTCCGCCGCGCCTCGCTCACTTTCCAGTACGAGATCTTTCGCGACGGGAACCCCTCGACGTTGCTGTGCACCGGGCACACTCTCCATGCCTGCATCGGGCGCGACGGCAAGCCCCGGCGCTTCCCGGACACGTTCCTGCGTCTGCTCGAGCAGTCCCCCTGA
- the glpX gene encoding class II fructose-bisphosphatase: MDRNLAMEAVRVTEMAAIASARLMGRGSKNESDQAAVDAMRRAFDALFIDGTVVIGEGERDEAPMLYIGERVGRRTEGVPEVDIALDPLEGTNLAAYGRPGAISVVAMASKGNLLNAPDTYMEKIAVGPRAKGAIDLRRTPTENLRAVAERQKVYVEDLTVVILDRERHVDLIKEVRAAGARIRLIEDGDVAGAISTCFEETGVDVLMGIGGAPEGVIAAAAVRCVGGDMQGRLVPRNQGEIDRAKKMGITDITKIYAADELARGEVMFAATGVTSGDFLKGVRFFGGGCETHSVVMRSKTGTVRFVQSVHKFDKKPGYSAF, translated from the coding sequence ATGGATCGCAACCTGGCAATGGAGGCCGTGCGCGTCACCGAGATGGCGGCCATCGCCTCCGCCCGTCTCATGGGCCGCGGCAGCAAGAACGAGTCGGATCAGGCCGCCGTGGACGCCATGCGCCGCGCCTTCGACGCCCTCTTCATCGACGGCACCGTCGTCATCGGCGAGGGCGAGCGCGATGAGGCCCCCATGCTCTACATCGGCGAGCGCGTCGGCCGGCGCACCGAGGGCGTCCCCGAGGTGGACATCGCCCTGGACCCGCTGGAGGGCACCAACCTCGCCGCCTATGGCCGCCCCGGCGCCATCTCCGTGGTCGCCATGGCCAGCAAGGGCAACCTCCTCAACGCCCCGGATACCTATATGGAGAAGATCGCGGTGGGCCCGCGCGCCAAGGGTGCCATCGATCTGCGCCGCACCCCCACCGAGAACCTCCGTGCCGTCGCGGAGCGGCAGAAGGTCTATGTGGAGGATCTCACCGTGGTCATCCTCGACCGCGAGCGGCACGTGGACCTCATCAAGGAGGTCCGCGCCGCGGGCGCCCGCATCCGCCTCATCGAGGACGGCGACGTGGCCGGCGCCATCTCCACCTGCTTCGAGGAGACCGGTGTGGACGTGCTGATGGGCATCGGCGGCGCCCCCGAAGGCGTCATCGCCGCGGCGGCGGTGCGCTGCGTGGGCGGCGACATGCAGGGCCGCCTCGTGCCGCGCAACCAGGGCGAGATTGACCGCGCCAAGAAGATGGGCATCACCGACATCACCAAGATCTACGCCGCCGATGAGCTGGCCAGGGGCGAGGTGATGTTTGCCGCCACCGGCGTCACCTCGGGCGACTTCCTCAAGGGCGTGCGCTTCTTCGGCGGCGGCTGTGAGACGCACTCCGTCGTCATGCGCAGCAAGACGGGCACCGTTCGTTTCGTGCAATCCGTCCACAAGTTCGACAAGAAGCCGGGGTACTCTGCGTTCTAG
- a CDS encoding type II toxin-antitoxin system RatA family toxin, whose translation MAGATRSIIINAPIEKVFDVITQYEKYGEFLSEVKEVKTSGRQGNEVNVHYKVDVVKTIKYTIRVKEERPTRMSWTFVDGEFMKDNKGSWVLEPAGEGKTKGTYTVEMALGALVPKAVVNALVDTSLPKMLEAFKRRAETP comes from the coding sequence ATGGCAGGCGCTACCCGCTCGATCATCATCAACGCCCCCATCGAGAAGGTGTTCGACGTCATCACCCAATACGAGAAGTACGGCGAGTTCCTCTCCGAGGTGAAGGAAGTGAAGACCTCGGGGCGCCAGGGCAATGAGGTCAACGTCCACTACAAGGTCGATGTGGTGAAGACCATCAAGTACACCATCCGCGTCAAGGAGGAGCGCCCCACTCGCATGTCCTGGACCTTCGTGGACGGCGAGTTCATGAAGGACAACAAGGGCAGCTGGGTGCTCGAGCCCGCGGGCGAAGGGAAGACCAAGGGCACCTACACCGTGGAGATGGCGCTCGGTGCCCTGGTCCCCAAGGCCGTCGTCAACGCCCTGGTCGACACCTCCCTCCCCAAGATGCTGGAGGCCTTCAAGCGCAGGGCGGAGACCCCCTGA